A DNA window from bacterium contains the following coding sequences:
- a CDS encoding DUF1848 domain-containing protein — MGLGKIISASRRTDIPSFYSRWFIERLRAGYVLVRNPFNYSQIRKVSLLPQDVSAIVFWTRDATPLIPFFDEIESKLIPFSFLWTITAYPKELEPNGVGLQRGIETFIQVAERVGKKRMAVRYDPIIISKKFTPEWHFKVFSKIVRKLKNYTSRIIISLLTPYPTVMSRLKRIDETIVTNPLDRDDVRELLACMSEIAKQNDIPISACSMGGAMKEMGIDDAPCIDPIWLSNGLGIKVKYKKDKGQRHNCLCTESIDIGSYDTCPRMCMYCYAFKSRRRVLKNFLKHDVNSDILT, encoded by the coding sequence TTGGGACTTGGAAAGATTATATCAGCTTCGAGGAGAACTGATATTCCGTCTTTCTATTCGCGATGGTTTATAGAAAGACTTCGGGCTGGCTATGTTCTTGTTAGAAACCCCTTCAACTACTCGCAAATAAGAAAGGTTTCATTGCTACCGCAGGATGTTTCCGCAATTGTTTTCTGGACAAGAGATGCGACGCCATTAATTCCCTTTTTTGACGAAATTGAAAGTAAACTTATTCCTTTTTCTTTTCTTTGGACTATCACTGCATACCCAAAAGAGCTCGAACCAAACGGTGTAGGTCTTCAAAGAGGAATTGAGACATTTATTCAAGTGGCTGAAAGAGTGGGCAAAAAAAGAATGGCTGTTCGATATGACCCTATAATTATAAGTAAAAAATTCACTCCAGAATGGCATTTCAAGGTATTTTCAAAGATCGTTAGGAAATTAAAAAATTATACATCGAGGATAATCATAAGTCTTTTAACACCATACCCTACTGTTATGAGTCGTCTTAAAAGAATAGATGAAACCATTGTTACCAACCCTCTGGATAGAGATGATGTCAGGGAGCTTTTGGCTTGTATGTCCGAAATAGCAAAACAGAACGATATTCCGATATCAGCTTGTTCTATGGGCGGAGCGATGAAGGAAATGGGAATTGATGATGCACCTTGCATTGACCCCATATGGTTATCTAATGGCTTGGGAATAAAAGTTAAATACAAAAAAGATAAGGGCCAGAGACATAATTGCCTGTGCACTGAAAGTATAGATATAGGAAGTTACGACACATGTCCAAGAATGTGTATGTACTGCTATGCATTCAAAAGCCGAAGAAGGGTGTT